A part of Carassius carassius chromosome 4, fCarCar2.1, whole genome shotgun sequence genomic DNA contains:
- the LOC132139558 gene encoding interleukin-13 receptor subunit alpha-2-like isoform X1, with protein MMLLNKFPAWLSAFTLILLTQEPVSTSEVTACGVAVDPPANIEITDPGLLGYLSIHWTRPASLQNLTGCTVRYQLRYYDTYEERWRSVRTVKLTYAAQFDLEKPVKVKILTVLKCACTNEAEVQGQEREWVQTPEPTGVAGSGIRDFHCVYYGKEYMECTWKSGPVQPPNSQHYLYYWHREMDETKECPEYIVLPEGRRGCRFPRESLLEFSKFNLCVNGSSPTGSLRTAYFSIEVQNHVKPAVVSNMDVSEIDGGLKLDWSPPSGQVPEHCLEYEVESSTAMENGKEKQEMVVTQNLADTSYGLLRGVESQTTCFRIRSKVNMYCADGGIWSDWSQKKCTEDKETQYIPAWKYLGLVGLVVIGIGILSLSLWILQKICIKKIIKKDPLYILYKEKVNKTMPTILSPIFK; from the exons ATGATGCTGCTGAATAAGTTTCCTGCATGGCTCTCTGCATTCACTCTGATTTTGCTGACTCAAGAGCCAGTCTCTACATCAGAGGTCACGGCCTGCGGGGTGGCAG TGGATCCACCTGCTAATATTGAGATAACAGACCCTGGCCTCCTGGGTTACCTCAGTATCCACTGGACTCGGCCAGCCAGCCTTCAGAACCTTACAGGCTGCACAGTACGATACCAGCTCAGATACTATGACACCTACGAGGAACGATGGAGG AGTGTCCGAACTGTCAAGCTGACTTATGCTGCTCAGTTTGACCTTGAGAAACCAGTCAAGGTGAAAATCCTCACTGTGCTGAAGTGTGCCTGCACCAATGAGGCAGAAGTCCAAGGGCAGGAGAGAGAGTGGGTCCAGACACCTGAACCTACAG GTGTGGCAGGATCAGGAATAAGAGATTTTCACTGTGTCTACTATGGTAAGGAGTACATGGAATGCACCTGGAAGTCAGGACCTGTCCAGCCTCCGAACTCACAGCATTACCTCTATTACTG GCACAGGGAAATGGATGAAACAAAGGAGTGTCCAGAATACATCGTATTACCTGAGGGTCGTAGGGGATGCAGGTTTCCTCGAGAATCACTCTTGGAGTTCTCCAAGTTTAATTTATGTGTAAATGGATCCTCTCCAACAGGAAGTCTGAGAACGGCCTACTTTTCTATTGAGGTCCAAAACCATG TAAAACCAGCAGTGGTCTCCAATATGGATGTCTCGGAGATTGATGGAGGTTTGAAGTTAGATTGGTCACCTCCTAGTGGTCAGGTGCCAGAACACTGCTTGGAATATGAGGTGGAAAGCAGCACTGCGATGGAAAATGGCAAAGAGAAGCag GAAATGGTGGTTACACAGAATTTAGCGGACACATCTTATGGCCTTCTGAGAGGGGTAGAAAGTCAGACAACTTGCTTTCGAATCAGATCAAAGGTGAACATGTACTGCGCTGATGGAGGAATTTGGAGTGACTGGAGCCAAAAAAAGTGTACAG AAGATAAGGAAACTCAATACATCCCAGCATGGAAATATCTCGGTCTGGTGGGCCTGGTGGTCATTGGCATTGGCATTCTTTCTCTTTCATTATGGATATTACAGAAGAT ttgcataaaaaaaatcatcaaaaaggATCCCCTCTATATTTTATACAAGGAAAAGGTCAACAAGACCATGCCCACTATCCTCAGCCCTATTTTCAAGTGA
- the LOC132139558 gene encoding interleukin-13 receptor subunit alpha-2-like isoform X2, producing MMLLNKFPAWLSAFTLILLTQEPVSTSEVTACGVAVDPPANIEITDPGLLGYLSIHWTRPASLQNLTGCTVRYQLRYYDTYEERWRSVRTVKLTYAAQFDLEKPVKVKILTVLKCACTNEAEVQGQEREWVQTPEPTGVAGSGIRDFHCVYYGKEYMECTWKSGPVQPPNSQHYLYYWHREMDETKECPEYIVLPEGRRGCRFPRESLLEFSKFNLCVNGSSPTGSLRTAYFSIEVQNHVKPAVVSNMDVSEIDGGLKLDWSPPSGQVPEHCLEYEVESSTAMENGKEKQEMVVTQNLADTSYGLLRGVESQTTCFRIRSKVNMYCADGGIWSDWSQKKCTDKETQYIPAWKYLGLVGLVVIGIGILSLSLWILQKICIKKIIKKDPLYILYKEKVNKTMPTILSPIFK from the exons ATGATGCTGCTGAATAAGTTTCCTGCATGGCTCTCTGCATTCACTCTGATTTTGCTGACTCAAGAGCCAGTCTCTACATCAGAGGTCACGGCCTGCGGGGTGGCAG TGGATCCACCTGCTAATATTGAGATAACAGACCCTGGCCTCCTGGGTTACCTCAGTATCCACTGGACTCGGCCAGCCAGCCTTCAGAACCTTACAGGCTGCACAGTACGATACCAGCTCAGATACTATGACACCTACGAGGAACGATGGAGG AGTGTCCGAACTGTCAAGCTGACTTATGCTGCTCAGTTTGACCTTGAGAAACCAGTCAAGGTGAAAATCCTCACTGTGCTGAAGTGTGCCTGCACCAATGAGGCAGAAGTCCAAGGGCAGGAGAGAGAGTGGGTCCAGACACCTGAACCTACAG GTGTGGCAGGATCAGGAATAAGAGATTTTCACTGTGTCTACTATGGTAAGGAGTACATGGAATGCACCTGGAAGTCAGGACCTGTCCAGCCTCCGAACTCACAGCATTACCTCTATTACTG GCACAGGGAAATGGATGAAACAAAGGAGTGTCCAGAATACATCGTATTACCTGAGGGTCGTAGGGGATGCAGGTTTCCTCGAGAATCACTCTTGGAGTTCTCCAAGTTTAATTTATGTGTAAATGGATCCTCTCCAACAGGAAGTCTGAGAACGGCCTACTTTTCTATTGAGGTCCAAAACCATG TAAAACCAGCAGTGGTCTCCAATATGGATGTCTCGGAGATTGATGGAGGTTTGAAGTTAGATTGGTCACCTCCTAGTGGTCAGGTGCCAGAACACTGCTTGGAATATGAGGTGGAAAGCAGCACTGCGATGGAAAATGGCAAAGAGAAGCag GAAATGGTGGTTACACAGAATTTAGCGGACACATCTTATGGCCTTCTGAGAGGGGTAGAAAGTCAGACAACTTGCTTTCGAATCAGATCAAAGGTGAACATGTACTGCGCTGATGGAGGAATTTGGAGTGACTGGAGCCAAAAAAAGTGTACAG ATAAGGAAACTCAATACATCCCAGCATGGAAATATCTCGGTCTGGTGGGCCTGGTGGTCATTGGCATTGGCATTCTTTCTCTTTCATTATGGATATTACAGAAGAT ttgcataaaaaaaatcatcaaaaaggATCCCCTCTATATTTTATACAAGGAAAAGGTCAACAAGACCATGCCCACTATCCTCAGCCCTATTTTCAAGTGA